From one Ochrobactrum vermis genomic stretch:
- a CDS encoding DUF6429 family protein, with the protein MEIDEDKIDDAVLALLWLTLHDERCAWKGFDWSTTDRLHEKGLICDPVNKSKSLILTDEGLRRSEELFRQLFTR; encoded by the coding sequence ATGGAGATAGACGAAGACAAAATAGACGATGCGGTTCTGGCTTTGCTATGGCTGACGCTTCATGACGAGCGTTGCGCCTGGAAGGGTTTTGACTGGTCGACGACGGACCGATTGCATGAGAAGGGTTTGATCTGTGATCCGGTCAACAAGTCGAAGTCGCTGATACTGACGGATGAAGGTTTGCGGCGCTCGGAAGAACTTTTTCGTCAGCTGTTTACACGGTAA
- a CDS encoding plasmid pRiA4b ORF-3 family protein produces MTSSVVRLKITLDHVEPTVMRRVVVPFTIRLSRLHEVLQAAMGWTNSHLYEFRMREVGFGLPDEDWGDGPIDARKVSLLSAVQDTGAKSFKYLYDFGDGWEHSIKIERIFPAIGAEGPMLIEATGNCPPEDVGGPWGYQEFCEALADPAHERHAETLEWWGSSDHDPVNANFSQLNKAVEDLAAKWARKTRRKT; encoded by the coding sequence ATGACATCTTCCGTCGTTCGCCTGAAGATCACCCTTGATCACGTCGAGCCGACAGTGATGCGGCGCGTTGTCGTGCCGTTCACCATTCGGCTCAGTCGGTTGCATGAAGTGTTGCAGGCGGCGATGGGCTGGACCAACAGCCACCTTTATGAATTCCGCATGCGTGAGGTCGGTTTTGGCTTGCCTGATGAGGATTGGGGGGACGGTCCCATCGATGCCCGCAAAGTATCGCTGCTGTCGGCCGTTCAGGACACCGGCGCAAAATCGTTCAAATATCTCTACGACTTTGGCGACGGCTGGGAACACAGCATCAAAATCGAGCGCATATTCCCGGCCATTGGTGCAGAAGGCCCGATGCTCATCGAAGCAACAGGAAACTGCCCGCCAGAGGACGTCGGTGGTCCATGGGGCTATCAGGAGTTCTGCGAGGCGCTTGCAGACCCGGCGCATGAGCGACATGCCGAAACGCTCGAATGGTGGGGCAGCAGCGATCATGATCCCGTCAACGCCAACTTCTCCCAGCTCAACAAAGCCGTCGAGGACCTGGCTGCAAAATGGGCGAGAAAAACGCGCCGCAAAACCTGA